One part of the Marinobacter sp. M3C genome encodes these proteins:
- a CDS encoding DUF4892 domain-containing protein, translating into MLAVASKQALAVFPETAPEPFPASQLEETRPLESGGHLVLFSPVREINNEIRSDVMARLPVSGNSLLYRINTDSSRVNALNYYRQALLDSGANILFECSGVRCGRSNVWVNQIFDKSMLLGRDTAQDYLVTGTVSEDGQRWLTLVYTVTRGNQSEYVWVEHFEVGSGAVVPGLGSLESRIRGPLTVAWRDGFIVRFDWQSQDRRMLLDWADADGSTVMLITYSELEGSEPLEDAMARARTAGESMSDLLVQTGIVKERQQLVVVGPSIIQSDPNRKGNRVEIVVISR; encoded by the coding sequence ATGCTCGCTGTTGCCAGCAAACAGGCACTGGCTGTATTTCCGGAGACAGCTCCAGAGCCGTTCCCCGCGTCACAGCTGGAAGAAACCCGGCCGTTGGAGTCGGGCGGGCATCTTGTTCTGTTCAGCCCTGTGCGGGAGATCAACAATGAAATTCGTTCCGATGTGATGGCCCGGCTGCCGGTGTCCGGTAACAGCCTGCTGTATCGCATTAACACGGACTCCAGCCGGGTCAATGCGTTGAATTACTATCGCCAGGCGCTGTTGGACTCTGGCGCTAACATATTGTTTGAATGCTCGGGCGTGCGTTGCGGTCGCAGCAACGTGTGGGTCAATCAGATTTTTGACAAATCCATGCTGCTTGGCCGCGACACTGCACAGGATTACTTGGTGACGGGCACCGTCAGTGAAGACGGCCAGCGCTGGCTAACCCTGGTATACACGGTTACCCGCGGTAACCAGAGCGAATACGTCTGGGTAGAGCACTTCGAGGTTGGCTCGGGCGCCGTGGTGCCGGGCCTGGGGTCTCTGGAAAGTCGCATTCGCGGGCCTTTGACGGTGGCCTGGCGAGACGGCTTTATTGTGCGCTTTGACTGGCAATCACAGGACCGCCGCATGTTACTGGACTGGGCCGATGCCGACGGCAGCACCGTGATGCTGATCACCTACTCGGAACTGGAAGGCAGCGAGCCGCTGGAAGACGCCATGGCTCGCGCCCGCACGGCTGGTGAATCGATGTCTGATTTGCTGGTGCAAACCGGCATTGTAAAGGAACGCCAGCAGTTAGTGGTGGTGGGCCCGAGCATTATTCAGTCAGATCCGAACCGCAAAGGTAACCGTGTGGAAATTGTGGTGATTTCAAGGTGA
- a CDS encoding LysR family transcriptional regulator encodes MDSNTLRAFLAIVDQGSFSEAAEQLHITQPAISKRLAALEAQLGAELVDRSQRQLKLTDAGARLLPHARRILDEIHNARIALSPRTREVAGELQIIASHHIGLHHLPSWLRRFKRDYPQVTLDLQFMESDAAYAQMRKRGAELAFVTLSDGIDPNFKVYAQWPDPMAFVVGPEHPLAALEQPTLADLSGHAALLPDTSTGTYRLVSRLFMEANLPLSSQMPTNYLETLKMMTSVGLGWSVLPVRMLDSSLRVLPVAHSVARLMGAIGLSGRDLSGAAQALLAIVEQQEPEAKRGRI; translated from the coding sequence ATGGATTCCAACACGTTGCGCGCTTTTCTGGCCATTGTTGACCAGGGCTCGTTCTCTGAAGCCGCCGAGCAACTGCACATTACCCAGCCGGCCATCAGCAAGCGGCTGGCCGCTCTGGAAGCCCAGCTCGGTGCCGAGCTGGTTGATCGCAGCCAACGCCAGCTCAAACTGACCGACGCCGGCGCACGGCTGCTGCCCCACGCCAGGCGGATTCTGGATGAAATTCACAACGCCCGCATTGCGCTGTCGCCAAGGACCCGTGAAGTGGCCGGCGAGCTACAGATTATTGCCAGTCACCACATTGGCCTGCACCACCTGCCAAGCTGGCTGCGGCGCTTCAAGCGCGATTATCCGCAGGTCACCCTTGATCTTCAATTTATGGAATCAGACGCCGCCTACGCCCAGATGCGCAAACGCGGCGCCGAACTTGCCTTTGTTACCCTGAGCGATGGTATCGACCCAAACTTTAAGGTGTACGCCCAGTGGCCAGACCCCATGGCGTTTGTGGTCGGGCCGGAGCATCCGCTGGCAGCGCTAGAACAGCCTACTCTGGCGGACTTGTCTGGCCACGCTGCGCTATTGCCAGACACCAGTACGGGAACGTATCGGTTGGTCAGCCGGCTGTTTATGGAGGCCAACCTGCCGTTAAGCTCGCAGATGCCCACAAACTACCTCGAAACCCTGAAAATGATGACCAGTGTGGGCCTTGGCTGGAGCGTACTGCCGGTGCGCATGCTGGACAGCAGCCTGCGGGTTCTGCCGGTAGCACATTCAGTGGCGCGGTTGATGGGGGCTATTGGCCTGTCAGGCAGAGACTTGAGCGGTGCCGCCCAGGCTCTGCTGGCGATTGTGGAGCAACAGGAACCCGAGGCAAAACGGGGACGGATTTGA
- a CDS encoding MFS transporter: MTHWRLSNLYFWFFALLGGMLPYWSLYLDGRGFSYLQIASLMATIQLTKIVAPSVWGYLGDRTGQRVRLVRFGTITGSLCFAGVFLEPGFTGLLLVMLAFTFFWNAVLPLYEVITLQVLGSQRNQYGKIRLWGSVGFIAAVALIGVLLEWVDIRYLPMLLIPLFAGIAVSAWMLPVEKIVRTQKSPRGSLKAILTHPAVIAFFVMNFLLQVAHGSYYTFFSIHLQLHDYGKLAIGLLWSLGVIAEIVLFMVMHRLGARFSVRNIVLAALLLSLLRWLLIAEMASVLPVLIFAQLLHAASYGALHAVSVQYIQGFFGRHHHGQGQALYSGLTFGAGGALGAWGAGFLVDGIDTSAAFLGSAVVTALAFAAAWRGLRPPPPPPELEESRGQI; encoded by the coding sequence GTGACGCACTGGCGCCTGTCGAATTTGTATTTCTGGTTCTTCGCCCTGCTGGGCGGCATGCTGCCTTACTGGTCGCTTTACCTTGATGGCCGCGGCTTTTCTTATCTGCAAATCGCCAGTTTGATGGCGACCATCCAGCTTACCAAAATTGTGGCTCCCAGCGTGTGGGGCTATTTGGGCGATCGCACAGGGCAAAGAGTGCGCCTGGTACGCTTCGGAACCATCACCGGTTCTCTGTGTTTTGCTGGCGTGTTCTTAGAGCCCGGCTTCACTGGCCTGCTGCTGGTTATGTTGGCGTTCACTTTTTTCTGGAACGCGGTACTCCCTCTTTACGAAGTCATCACCCTTCAAGTTCTGGGTTCGCAGCGGAACCAATACGGCAAAATCCGTTTGTGGGGTTCGGTGGGTTTTATTGCCGCCGTGGCGTTGATTGGCGTACTGCTGGAATGGGTGGATATTCGCTATTTGCCGATGCTGCTGATTCCGCTGTTTGCCGGCATTGCGGTGTCGGCCTGGATGCTTCCGGTTGAAAAAATCGTTCGCACCCAGAAGTCCCCGCGGGGCAGCCTGAAGGCCATTTTGACTCATCCTGCGGTAATTGCGTTTTTTGTCATGAACTTTTTGCTGCAAGTGGCCCACGGCTCTTACTACACGTTTTTCAGTATTCACCTGCAGTTGCACGATTACGGCAAGCTGGCCATTGGTCTGTTGTGGTCACTGGGGGTTATCGCCGAAATTGTGCTGTTTATGGTAATGCATCGCCTGGGCGCGCGTTTCAGCGTGCGAAATATTGTGCTGGCGGCCTTACTGCTAAGCCTGCTGCGCTGGTTGCTGATTGCGGAAATGGCGTCGGTGCTGCCGGTGCTGATATTTGCCCAGCTGTTGCATGCGGCGTCTTACGGCGCGTTACATGCGGTGTCGGTGCAGTACATTCAAGGCTTTTTCGGCCGCCATCACCATGGCCAGGGGCAGGCACTTTATAGCGGTTTAACATTTGGTGCCGGAGGGGCTTTGGGTGCCTGGGGTGCGGGGTTCCTGGTAGACGGTATTGATACCTCCGCGGCCTTTCTGGGCAGCGCGGTTGTCACTGCCCTGGCGTTCGCCGCGGCCTGGCGCGGTTTGCGACCACCGCCCCCGCCGCCTGAGCTGGAGGAAAGTAGGGGACAGATTTGA
- the leuD gene encoding 3-isopropylmalate dehydratase small subunit encodes MRAFTQHQGLVAPMDRSNVDTDLIIPKQFLKSIKRTGFGPNLFDPLRYLDEGQPGQDNSQRPLNTDFVLNQKRYSGASVLLARTNFGCGSSREHAPWALEDFGFRVIIAPTFADIFYNNCFKNGLLPIVLDEKIVDQLFIEAEASEGYELTVDLAANTVITPSGESFSFDVDGFRRHCLLNGLDDIGVTLEDADVIQHYEDARRKTAPWLFGAGQ; translated from the coding sequence ATGCGCGCATTTACCCAACACCAGGGCCTGGTAGCCCCCATGGACCGTTCCAATGTGGACACGGACCTGATCATTCCCAAGCAATTTTTGAAGTCCATCAAACGCACCGGCTTCGGCCCCAACCTGTTTGATCCATTACGTTATCTGGACGAGGGCCAGCCTGGTCAGGACAATTCTCAACGCCCGTTAAACACGGATTTTGTGCTGAACCAAAAACGCTACAGCGGCGCCAGCGTGCTGCTGGCCCGCACCAATTTTGGTTGCGGTTCCAGCCGTGAACACGCACCTTGGGCGCTTGAAGATTTCGGCTTTCGGGTGATTATTGCCCCCACTTTTGCTGATATTTTTTACAATAACTGCTTTAAGAATGGGCTGTTGCCCATTGTTCTTGATGAAAAAATAGTTGATCAGCTGTTTATTGAAGCTGAGGCCAGCGAAGGCTATGAACTGACGGTGGATCTTGCAGCCAACACCGTTATCACGCCGTCTGGCGAATCTTTCAGCTTCGACGTAGACGGCTTCCGTCGCCATTGCCTGCTGAATGGCCTGGACGATATTGGTGTGACTTTGGAAGACGCTGATGTTATTCAGCATTACGAAGATGCGCGCCGCAAAACCGCGCCATGGCTGTTTGGTGCCGGCCAGTAA
- the leuC gene encoding 3-isopropylmalate dehydratase large subunit, producing MAGKTLYDKLWDDHLVKQRDDGSALIYIDRHLLHEVTSPQAFEGLRLANRKPWRIDANLATPDHNVPTTDRAMGIDGIVDPISRIQVETLDSNCDEFGILEFKIKDQRQGIVHVIGPEQGATLPGMTIVCGDSHTSTHGAFGCLAHGIGTSEVEHVLATQCLVQQKIKNMLVKVNGQLGKGVTAKDAVLAIIGKIGTAGGSGHAIEFGGEAIQSLSMEGRMTVCNMAIEAGARVGMVAVDGTTIDYVKGRPFSPKGEAWNAAVAHWSTLHSDLSAEFDKVVELEGADIQPQVSWGTSPEMVANVAGQVPDPAKETDLIKREGLERALKYMGLLPNQLITDIKLDRIFIGSCTNSRIEDLREAALVVKGRKVAGSLKQAMVVPGSGLVKLQAEAEGLDKIFLEAGLEWRDPGCSMCLAMNADKLGQGEHCASTSNRNFEGRQGFGGRTHLVSPAMAAAAAIAGHFVDVREMLN from the coding sequence ATGGCGGGTAAAACCTTATACGACAAACTGTGGGACGATCATCTGGTAAAACAGCGTGATGACGGCTCTGCGCTTATTTATATTGACCGCCACCTGCTGCACGAAGTGACGTCGCCGCAGGCGTTTGAAGGTCTGCGCCTGGCCAACCGAAAGCCCTGGCGGATTGATGCCAATCTGGCAACGCCCGACCATAACGTGCCCACCACTGACCGCGCCATGGGCATCGACGGCATTGTAGACCCGATATCGCGCATTCAGGTGGAAACCCTGGACAGCAACTGCGACGAGTTCGGCATTCTTGAATTCAAGATTAAAGACCAGCGCCAGGGCATAGTGCACGTCATCGGGCCCGAGCAGGGTGCAACCTTGCCCGGTATGACCATTGTCTGCGGTGATTCCCATACCTCGACCCACGGCGCTTTTGGCTGCCTGGCCCACGGTATTGGCACCTCGGAAGTGGAACACGTGCTGGCTACCCAGTGCCTGGTGCAGCAGAAAATAAAAAACATGCTGGTAAAAGTGAATGGCCAGTTGGGTAAAGGCGTAACCGCCAAAGATGCAGTGCTGGCGATTATTGGCAAAATTGGTACCGCTGGCGGCTCCGGCCATGCTATCGAGTTTGGCGGCGAAGCCATACAAAGCCTGAGCATGGAAGGCCGGATGACGGTGTGCAATATGGCGATTGAAGCCGGCGCCCGCGTTGGCATGGTGGCGGTAGACGGCACCACTATTGATTACGTCAAGGGTCGGCCGTTTTCACCCAAGGGTGAAGCCTGGAATGCAGCCGTTGCTCATTGGAGCACCTTGCACAGTGACCTGAGCGCCGAATTCGACAAAGTGGTTGAGCTTGAGGGCGCGGATATTCAGCCTCAGGTGAGCTGGGGCACATCCCCGGAAATGGTGGCGAACGTGGCCGGCCAGGTGCCAGACCCGGCGAAAGAAACCGACTTGATAAAACGGGAAGGGCTTGAACGTGCGCTGAAATACATGGGTCTGCTGCCCAATCAGTTGATCACCGACATCAAGCTGGACCGGATATTTATTGGTTCCTGTACCAACAGCCGGATTGAAGATCTGCGCGAGGCGGCGCTGGTGGTTAAAGGCCGCAAGGTGGCGGGTAGTTTGAAGCAGGCGATGGTAGTGCCGGGCTCGGGTTTGGTGAAGTTACAGGCCGAAGCCGAAGGGCTAGACAAGATTTTCCTGGAAGCGGGCCTGGAGTGGCGCGACCCCGGTTGCTCTATGTGCTTGGCCATGAACGCCGATAAGTTGGGCCAGGGCGAGCATTGTGCGTCTACCTCTAACCGCAACTTTGAGGGGCGTCAGGGCTTTGGTGGGCGTACCCATCTGGTTAGCCCGGCCATGGCAGCGGCGGCAGCGATTGCCGGCCATTTTGTTGACGTTCGTGAAATGCTGAACTGA
- the prmB gene encoding 50S ribosomal protein L3 N(5)-glutamine methyltransferase produces MTSPVDDLATVRDFLRYACSRFAKSPLYFGHGTDNVWDEAVQLVMRSLHLPLENNNLFLDARLVREERELILERIERRVEEQVPLAYLLGEAWFMGLPFNVDPRVLVPRSPLAELLENGLQPWLGDVYVERILDLCTGSGCIGIAAATVFDSAEVDLADISTDALAVADSNIALHQLGERVRTVQSDVFSNLNERYDVILSNPPYVNARDLADMPVEFGHEPVLGLAAGEDGLEIAHRILAGAADRLTDNGLLIVEVGNSWPELDAAYPQLPLTWLEFENGGDGVLAIVAKDLRKYLSNS; encoded by the coding sequence GTGACCAGCCCCGTTGATGATTTGGCCACCGTACGCGACTTTTTGCGTTACGCCTGCTCCCGTTTTGCCAAGTCGCCGCTGTACTTTGGCCATGGCACCGACAACGTTTGGGACGAAGCGGTACAGCTGGTTATGCGCAGCCTGCATTTGCCGCTGGAAAACAATAACCTGTTTCTGGATGCGCGCCTGGTGCGCGAAGAGCGCGAGCTGATTCTGGAGCGCATAGAGCGCCGGGTAGAAGAGCAGGTTCCGCTGGCCTATCTGTTGGGCGAAGCCTGGTTTATGGGACTGCCATTTAACGTAGACCCGCGGGTGCTGGTGCCGCGTTCACCGCTGGCAGAGCTGCTGGAAAATGGCTTGCAGCCCTGGCTGGGCGATGTTTATGTTGAGCGTATTCTGGATTTGTGTACCGGCAGCGGCTGCATTGGTATTGCCGCAGCCACGGTGTTTGACAGCGCCGAGGTTGACCTGGCGGATATTTCCACCGACGCGCTGGCGGTGGCCGATTCCAATATTGCTTTGCATCAATTGGGCGAGCGGGTGCGTACCGTGCAATCGGATGTGTTCAGCAATCTGAATGAACGTTACGATGTGATTCTGAGTAACCCGCCCTATGTCAATGCACGGGATCTGGCCGACATGCCTGTGGAGTTCGGCCATGAGCCAGTATTGGGCCTGGCGGCCGGTGAAGACGGCCTGGAGATTGCCCATCGCATATTGGCCGGAGCGGCTGATCGGCTGACCGACAACGGTCTGTTAATTGTGGAAGTCGGTAACAGCTGGCCAGAGCTGGATGCGGCCTACCCTCAGCTGCCGCTGACCTGGCTGGAGTTTGAAAACGGCGGCGACGGGGTGCTCGCTATTGTCGCTAAAGACTTGCGTAAATATCTGTCGAACAGCTGA
- a CDS encoding alpha/beta hydrolase, translated as MTEVGAALADTGTEFAAGREALWPLEHITLAGLNWSAQPEAANLRPMLLLHGWLDNSDTFTHLAPELTCLGDVYAVDFAGHGHSGHRPPGQHYVLMDYVADLAELIELHFDADKTPLDLIGHSLGGIVAALYAAAFPERVRKLVLIDSLGALSRHEHDVIPQLRRSISKRLAGSGKPALYPDLATAAKVRAGGLSPLSPEAALALIPRNMQKVESGWLWRTDSRLRYPSALTLSEQQVLASLAALSTPTLFVRAQSGLLADNADITKIRAQVIKDFQQVDVPGGHHCHLDGDTRPVTEAVKRFLNQ; from the coding sequence ATGACCGAAGTTGGTGCCGCATTGGCGGATACAGGCACAGAATTTGCCGCCGGGCGGGAAGCTCTCTGGCCACTGGAACACATTACGCTGGCGGGTTTGAACTGGTCCGCACAACCCGAAGCCGCGAACCTGCGGCCAATGTTGTTGCTGCACGGCTGGCTTGATAACAGCGATACATTTACCCATCTGGCACCGGAACTGACCTGTCTTGGCGACGTGTACGCGGTCGATTTTGCAGGCCACGGCCATTCCGGCCATCGCCCGCCGGGGCAACATTATGTGTTGATGGATTACGTAGCGGATCTGGCCGAACTGATCGAGCTTCACTTTGACGCTGACAAGACTCCGTTGGACCTGATTGGGCACTCCCTTGGCGGCATTGTTGCGGCGCTTTACGCTGCGGCGTTCCCCGAGCGGGTGCGCAAACTGGTGCTGATTGACAGCCTGGGTGCGCTCAGCCGCCACGAACACGACGTAATTCCCCAGTTGCGCCGTTCCATTAGCAAACGCCTTGCGGGCTCTGGCAAGCCGGCGTTGTATCCGGACCTGGCAACAGCGGCGAAGGTACGGGCTGGCGGCCTGAGTCCTTTGAGCCCCGAAGCTGCTCTGGCCCTTATACCTCGTAATATGCAAAAAGTGGAAAGCGGCTGGTTGTGGCGCACCGATTCGCGGTTGCGGTACCCCTCGGCGCTGACGCTGTCAGAACAGCAGGTGCTGGCGTCTTTGGCGGCGCTGAGCACGCCAACGTTATTTGTGCGGGCGCAATCCGGATTGTTAGCAGACAACGCCGACATTACCAAAATCCGCGCCCAAGTGATTAAAGATTTCCAGCAGGTTGATGTTCCCGGTGGCCACCACTGTCATCTGGATGGCGATACCCGTCCGGTGACCGAGGCTGTTAAACGATTTTTGAATCAATAG
- a CDS encoding PilZ domain-containing protein gives MGSGVGNRSGILTLTIKDKAVLYAAYMPYIRQGGLFIPTQKQYQLGDEVFLLLNLMDEPEKLPVSGKVIWITPKGAQGNRAAGIGVQFNDDAELAKTKIESYLAGSLSSDRPTHTL, from the coding sequence ATGGGGTCCGGAGTCGGAAATCGCAGTGGCATATTAACCCTGACCATTAAAGACAAAGCAGTGCTCTACGCTGCGTATATGCCTTATATCCGCCAGGGTGGCCTGTTTATTCCCACCCAAAAGCAGTACCAGCTTGGTGACGAGGTGTTTTTGCTGCTCAACCTGATGGACGAACCGGAGAAGTTGCCGGTGTCTGGCAAGGTTATCTGGATTACACCAAAAGGCGCACAAGGGAACCGCGCGGCCGGTATTGGCGTACAGTTTAATGACGACGCTGAATTGGCCAAAACCAAAATCGAGTCGTATTTGGCGGGTTCGCTGAGTTCTGACCGCCCCACCCATACACTCTGA
- the aroC gene encoding chorismate synthase, whose product MSGNTFGKLFTVTTFGESHGAALGCVIDGCPPGLELCEEDMQYDLDRRKPGTSRYTTQRREADEVRILSGVFEGRTTGTPIGLLIENIDQRSKDYSKIATQFRPAHADYTYHHKFGERDYRGGGRSSARETAMRVAAGAVARKFLLHRLGITVRGYLSQLGPIKAETLDWEQVHQNPFFCPDASKVPEMEAYMKALVKEGNSIGARINVVAEGVPPGLGEPVFDRLDADLAHALMSINAVKGVEIGAGFGCIDQKGTQHRDEMTPEGFLSNQAGGILGGISSGQPILASIALKPTSSLRLPGRSIDVDGNPVEIITTGRHDPCVGIRATPIAEAMMAIVLMDHYLRHRGQNADVRVTTPVLPQL is encoded by the coding sequence ATGTCTGGAAACACATTTGGCAAGCTGTTCACGGTGACCACGTTTGGTGAAAGCCACGGGGCCGCTCTGGGGTGTGTGATTGATGGCTGTCCGCCGGGGCTGGAGCTGTGTGAAGAAGACATGCAGTACGATCTTGATCGCCGCAAACCGGGCACGTCGCGCTACACCACCCAGCGCCGCGAAGCCGATGAAGTGCGCATTCTTTCCGGCGTATTCGAAGGCCGCACCACCGGCACGCCTATTGGTCTGCTGATTGAAAATATCGATCAGCGCTCCAAAGATTATTCAAAAATCGCCACCCAGTTTCGCCCGGCCCACGCCGATTACACCTATCACCACAAATTCGGTGAGCGGGATTATCGCGGTGGTGGACGCTCTTCGGCCCGCGAGACCGCCATGCGGGTGGCCGCCGGCGCCGTAGCGCGGAAATTCCTGCTGCATCGCCTAGGCATTACCGTGCGTGGCTACCTGAGCCAATTAGGCCCGATAAAAGCCGAGACCCTGGATTGGGAGCAAGTGCACCAGAATCCGTTTTTCTGCCCGGATGCCAGCAAAGTGCCGGAAATGGAAGCCTACATGAAGGCGTTGGTCAAAGAAGGCAACTCTATTGGCGCCCGTATTAACGTGGTAGCCGAAGGCGTACCACCGGGGCTGGGCGAGCCGGTGTTTGACCGGCTAGACGCAGACCTTGCCCACGCTTTGATGAGCATTAACGCGGTAAAAGGCGTTGAAATTGGTGCCGGTTTTGGTTGTATTGACCAAAAAGGTACTCAACACCGTGACGAAATGACACCTGAAGGGTTTTTGTCGAATCAAGCTGGTGGCATTCTGGGGGGTATTTCCTCCGGCCAGCCTATTCTGGCAAGCATCGCGCTCAAGCCGACCTCCAGCCTGCGCTTGCCGGGCCGGAGTATTGATGTTGACGGCAACCCGGTCGAGATTATCACCACCGGCCGCCACGACCCCTGCGTGGGCATTCGCGCGACGCCCATCGCCGAGGCGATGATGGCCATTGTGCTAATGGACCACTATTTGCGCCATCGCGGCCAGAACGCTGATGTGCGAGTAACCACCCCGGTGCTGCCTCAGCTTTGA
- a CDS encoding DNA polymerase III subunit delta', producing MPWLAKAWHSVQKQLTESRLPHALIINGERGVGKRAWADAVAGLLLCDQLQTDPQGMPQACGHCKQCELKRAGSHPDVRIYTPEKSRMVRIVQIRELINFASASPQVGHRKIAIIDRADQLNINAANALLKTLEEPSGDTVLLLLQESGRPLLPTIRSRCQTHTLPVPVAADAERWLVGQLALLPPEKQPESTSVAKALMLAGNAPRLALDYLNSGFIALHDAAFCGFRDFMKNQTTLADAAKAFKALGLDETLWLFEGWAADLARLSAGGEPAHHEAADMLRFLAGCNPPWRAHELLDAVREGREAVVYNASPELEASRLLLAWQQLMPKRQRAG from the coding sequence ATGCCCTGGCTGGCAAAAGCCTGGCACAGCGTGCAGAAACAGCTGACGGAGTCGCGGCTGCCCCACGCACTGATTATTAATGGCGAGCGCGGTGTTGGTAAGCGTGCGTGGGCCGATGCGGTTGCCGGTTTGTTGCTGTGTGATCAGCTGCAAACCGACCCACAGGGAATGCCACAAGCCTGTGGCCACTGCAAACAGTGCGAGTTGAAACGTGCCGGCAGCCATCCCGATGTGCGGATATACACCCCTGAAAAATCACGCATGGTGCGCATTGTTCAAATCAGGGAATTGATTAACTTTGCCTCTGCGTCACCTCAGGTCGGTCATCGTAAAATCGCGATTATTGATCGCGCCGACCAGCTTAATATAAACGCTGCCAACGCCTTGCTCAAAACCCTGGAAGAACCCAGCGGTGATACCGTGCTGTTGCTGTTACAGGAAAGCGGCCGGCCGTTGTTGCCGACGATTCGCTCACGCTGTCAGACTCATACGTTGCCGGTACCCGTGGCAGCTGACGCCGAACGCTGGCTGGTGGGCCAGCTGGCCCTGCTACCACCTGAAAAGCAGCCGGAAAGCACTTCCGTGGCGAAAGCGTTGATGTTGGCTGGCAATGCCCCGAGGCTGGCTTTGGATTATCTGAACAGCGGCTTTATAGCGCTGCACGACGCGGCCTTTTGCGGTTTTCGCGACTTTATGAAAAACCAGACGACCCTGGCCGATGCGGCCAAAGCCTTCAAAGCCCTGGGGCTGGATGAAACTCTGTGGCTGTTTGAAGGCTGGGCGGCAGACCTGGCCCGCCTGAGCGCCGGAGGTGAGCCGGCGCACCATGAAGCGGCGGATATGCTGCGCTTCCTGGCCGGCTGCAATCCGCCCTGGCGCGCCCATGAATTGCTGGACGCGGTGCGTGAAGGGCGTGAAGCCGTTGTATACAATGCCAGCCCGGAGCTGGAAGCCAGCCGGCTGCTGCTGGCGTGGCAGCAACTGATGCCAAAACGCCAGCGTGCCGGCTGA
- a CDS encoding patatin-like phospholipase family protein, which yields MTSKNDDKTVADKSLTAGSVKTAASSSSVVVESGGLASAAASETDKDKKLAPRQKRATVALALGSGGARGYAHIGAIEVLNERGYEIIAISGCSMGALVGGMYAAGKLQQYKDWVTGLGQFDVLKLLDVTFSAVGAIRGEKIFSIVSDILGDTRIEDLPIAFTSVATDLLGHKEIWFQEGPLDQAIRASVAIPGVVTPLVLNGRVLVDGATLNPLPIIPTISAHADLIVAVNLAGEEERSQRLSDAAFTSLDDDDDSEEWMSAMREKASRWFDWDTLKGLAGGKVDGEPAEDKISREVQKQNAKKQRKQAEEEAAQSLKSAEPTSTSKTQDEGQTINWEKLGIGKFEVMNLAIETMQSVLVQYKIAGYPPDLLVNIPKNVCRSYDFHKAPELIQLGRERMAAALDRYEQDHSSSGPLAV from the coding sequence ATGACATCTAAAAACGATGACAAGACGGTTGCTGACAAAAGCCTGACGGCAGGTTCTGTGAAAACCGCCGCGAGCAGCAGTTCCGTGGTGGTCGAAAGCGGCGGTCTGGCTTCTGCCGCTGCGTCGGAAACCGACAAAGACAAAAAGCTGGCGCCTCGGCAAAAGCGCGCTACCGTAGCGCTCGCCCTGGGCAGCGGCGGCGCCCGCGGTTATGCCCATATTGGCGCCATTGAAGTGCTTAACGAACGCGGCTATGAAATTATTGCGATATCCGGTTGCTCTATGGGAGCCCTGGTGGGCGGCATGTACGCTGCGGGAAAGCTGCAGCAGTACAAAGACTGGGTAACGGGATTAGGGCAGTTCGATGTGCTTAAGCTACTGGACGTAACCTTCAGTGCGGTGGGCGCTATTCGCGGTGAGAAAATCTTTTCTATCGTCAGCGACATTCTAGGCGATACGCGCATAGAAGACTTGCCCATTGCGTTTACGTCGGTAGCCACAGACCTTCTGGGCCATAAAGAAATCTGGTTTCAGGAAGGCCCGCTGGACCAGGCCATACGCGCGTCGGTGGCCATTCCCGGTGTGGTGACGCCGCTGGTACTGAACGGCCGGGTGCTGGTTGACGGCGCCACCCTGAACCCGCTGCCGATCATTCCGACCATTTCGGCCCATGCCGACCTGATTGTTGCGGTGAACCTGGCGGGTGAAGAAGAGCGCAGCCAGCGCCTGTCGGATGCGGCTTTTACCAGCCTCGACGATGATGACGACAGTGAAGAGTGGATGAGCGCAATGCGTGAAAAAGCCTCGCGCTGGTTTGACTGGGACACGCTGAAAGGGTTGGCCGGCGGTAAAGTCGACGGTGAGCCCGCGGAAGATAAAATCAGCCGCGAAGTGCAAAAGCAGAACGCCAAAAAACAGCGTAAGCAGGCCGAAGAAGAAGCGGCACAAAGCCTGAAATCAGCCGAGCCGACAAGCACCAGCAAAACTCAGGACGAAGGCCAAACCATTAACTGGGAAAAGCTGGGTATTGGCAAGTTCGAGGTGATGAACCTGGCCATTGAAACCATGCAGAGCGTGTTGGTACAGTACAAAATTGCCGGCTACCCGCCTGACCTGTTGGTAAATATTCCAAAAAACGTATGCCGCAGCTACGATTTTCACAAAGCACCAGAGCTGATTCAGCTGGGTCGCGAGCGCATGGCAGCGGCTTTGGACCGCTATGAGCAAGACCACAGCAGCTCAGGCCCGCTCGCGGTTTAA